DNA sequence from the Butyricimonas faecalis genome:
TGCTTATCAGGAGAATTCTAATGTTCCGTTGACTTCTGAAATTATGGTTCTGCAAGAAAGCGGCCCGATTGAATTGGGTGGTTATGAATTGGATTTTACGGGAAATCCATTAAATGAATTTACAGGAGAAGCTCCTAGACAAAAGATAAAGGATGCTGCTTTAAGTTGGAGTAGCAAGTGGTTGCAGACGGAGGACAATCTTTTGTATTATTCTGTTGCAAGAGTGACGAGTGATCTGCATTCAGGGCGTTATTCTGATGATCCGGCTTTCAATGGAGCAAAATACAAAACATTGGTTGAGGTGATGAAATCTGGAGGATATTATGCCCCGAAATTCTTTCTCGCTATTGATGAAACCAACACCATGTGGGCATTGATAGATAACGGATCGGAAAAGTATAATAGTAATGGACTCGTTGATCCTTTGAATAGTATCGGTTCGAGAGCGCGTTTGATCAATAATTCGGCGGGAACATTTGATATGTCGTTGTTTAATAATTTCACAGGAAGGTACATCAAACATGTTTTAGTAAATACGGATGATTACTTTTTGTCACTTATCGAACGCGATGGCAAATATCTATGGCATAAGTACGCTTTGGATTTTCCATACCGTTATACTACGGGAGATGACGTGAAAGTAGAGAGTTCTGAAACGGGAGAGTTGGCAGCAGAAATGTTTACTAATTTCAAAGATGCTGCTTTTGTGTACGGGTATTACGGTAATTGGGAATGGTTGTTCGTTGCTTCTGGAAATAAATTGTATGGAACGGCGATGGACTGGAATGAACCTCAGCAGAATAGTAAAGAGATTTTTTCTGCATCTGCGGACATTGTGTCTGTGAAAGCTCGTTATTTTGGTAATTCTATGGCTAATGAGGAGGGGTGTATGTATATTCATTTAGGAGTGTTGTTGACAAATGGGACATTCCTAGTGTTGGAGGTTAATTACGAGGCAGACGCATTTACCGTTAAAAAGATTTACGAAGAAAATTTGAAACAATTGGATCCTGAAATTATAGATATTGTAGATATGATCCATAAATATGGTAGTGGTGGAAATTTCGACGGATATTTGAATTAGAATTTATTGTATTTGAGATAAGGGGGTGTGTGAAAACTCCACATTCAAACTCCCTCCCCCCTTCGGGGTACTCCCTCTATAAACAGAGGGAGAGTTGGGTTGACTCTTTGCTTTGGAAAGAAGTACCAGTTCCTCCTCTGTTTATAGAGGGGAGGCAATGAAGTTGACGGAGGAGTTTGTGTGAAAAAAGAGTTTTGATACACCCTCTATAATTGATATTGTTTCGTGTAAATTATTGTTATGAAAAAAACATTTGTATTATTATGCCTGCTTCTTGCCTACTTGGGAGGGGATGCCCAACAGAAAGCAAACTATAAGTTGGCAGAAAAGTTTACCCAGATGGGGTTGTCGGGGATTGCCGCCCGGAATAGTATGCAGGTGGTACCGCATTATATTCATGGTGGGGAGAAGTTTTGGTTTGAGTTTAGAACGGATGAGGGGACGATGTATTATTTGGTTGATCCGGTGAAAGCGGAGAAGCGGTTGCTTTTCAAAAATACGGATATAGCGCAAGGGGTGAGTAGTATTACCCGGAAGGCGTATAATGAAAAGGATCTGCAATTATCAAATATAGATTTTTCAAAAGATATGTTGAAGATGACTTTTTCGTTGGGAGGGGGAGATTTCGAGTATAATATGAAAACGAAGAAGGTAAAGGAGTTGCCGAAAAAGGAGAAGAAGGAGGACATGGTAATGTACACGTGGATGTCTTTTTCTCCGGACACGAATTATTTAGTATATGCAAAGAATCATAACCTCTACATGCGAGGGAATAAATATAAAGGACAGGATACGACCGAGATTCAGTTGACCACGAACGGGGAACGGTATTTTTCTTATGCCCGGAATGGCCAGGATACGGTATCTGATGAAGAAGCAATGGCAGGGCGTTGGTTCCCGAAAGTGAATAAGGTTTATGTCTTACGTCAAGATAACCGGAACTCTGACGAGATGGCGGTGATTAATGTATTGGCGAAGCCGAAACCTGTACTGGAACGCTACAAATATGATATGGCAGGAGATAAGAATTTGTCGAAGTGGGTGCTTTCAGTGATCGATGTGGACAAGCGTAAAGTGACGGATTTTAACATCGAGCGTTGGCAGGATCAAGATGCCGAAGTAAGATACGTGACGGACAAGGGGGATAAGATATTCTTTGAACGTTATAACCGAGTGCGGGATGAGGTGGAATTGTGTGTGGGGAATACGGAAACGGGAGAAGTAAAAGTGCTGATTCACGAGGTGGATAAACCCTATATCGATTATCACATGCGTAACATCGTTTTCTTGAACGAGGGGAATGACATCCTTTATCGTTCAGAACG
Encoded proteins:
- a CDS encoding PKD-like family lipoprotein, giving the protein MKRILFLILVLFVAGACLDDKTNTDYRDINNFDDKWKITGIEQVYSLFPGESVTLTPEVRLSIDSLNPDVEGHWILGDTEVATGPSYTFKATEYGDYKLTFLATDKKTGVSFPAETEFRVAPQYKLGWLFLSRTASGNSRLSLLAGRKMSVTYMNGNYQRTRDSLVYTGFYTNLGESLGSGPIKLVEEFAYQENSNVPLTSEIMVLQESGPIELGGYELDFTGNPLNEFTGEAPRQKIKDAALSWSSKWLQTEDNLLYYSVARVTSDLHSGRYSDDPAFNGAKYKTLVEVMKSGGYYAPKFFLAIDETNTMWALIDNGSEKYNSNGLVDPLNSIGSRARLINNSAGTFDMSLFNNFTGRYIKHVLVNTDDYFLSLIERDGKYLWHKYALDFPYRYTTGDDVKVESSETGELAAEMFTNFKDAAFVYGYYGNWEWLFVASGNKLYGTAMDWNEPQQNSKEIFSASADIVSVKARYFGNSMANEEGCMYIHLGVLLTNGTFLVLEVNYEADAFTVKKIYEENLKQLDPEIIDIVDMIHKYGSGGNFDGYLN